The Papaver somniferum cultivar HN1 chromosome 3, ASM357369v1, whole genome shotgun sequence genome includes a region encoding these proteins:
- the LOC113359596 gene encoding uncharacterized protein LOC113359596, giving the protein MDLFGPTQQATVGGKKCALVMVDDYTRFTWIAFLKHKNDTLEEFKIIVRFSRGGGADKTLFTKLNGKNVLVAQIYVDDIIYGSTSKSLTDEFINIMSGESEMSNVGELSYFLGLHIQQQKDNIFLSQEKYARNLGEKFELKDTTLMATPMPTTGKLQSSPGEKYVDQKLYRSMIGSLLYFTAIRPDIAFSVGCCAKFQANPTKSHLKAVKRIIRYVNGTLDYGLSHSMVTNNSLDVDWVGCVEDRKSTTGACFYVGQNLVA; this is encoded by the exons ATGGATCTATTTGGTCCCACCCAACAAGCAACTGTTGGAGGAAAGAAATGTGCTTTAgtaatggtagatgattacacacgATTCACATGGATTGCTTTTCTAAAGCACAAAAATGACACTCTTGaggagttcaagattattgtga GATTCTCTAGAGGTGGTGGTGCTGATAAGACTCTTTTCACCAAATTGAATGGAAAGAATGTACTTGTTGCACAAAtttatgttgatgacatcatCTATGGGTCCACCTCAAAATCTCTCACAGATGAGTTCATAAATATTATGAGTGGGGAATCCGAAATGAGTAATGTTGGAGAACTATCATATTTTTTAGGTTTGCACATACAACAGCAAAAAGACAACAtttttctttctcaagaaaaatatgccagGAATTTAGGTGAGAAATTTGAGCTAAAGGATACAACTCTTATGGCAACGCCAATGCCAACTACTGGAAAACTTCAGTCTAGTCCAGGTGAAAAATACGTAGACCAGAAATTGTACCGATCCATGATAGGAAGTCTATTGTACTTCACTGCAATAAGGCCGGATATTGCTTTCAGCGTAGGATGTTGCGCCAAGTTTCAAGCAAATCCTACAAAATCACATCTAAAAGCTGTAAAAAGGATCATAAGATATGTTAATGGCACCCTGGATTATGGTTTATCGCATTCAATGGTTACGAATAACAGTCTTGATGTTGATTGGGTAGGATGTGTAGAAGATCGCAAAAGTACAACTGGTGCTTGTTTCTATGTTGGTCAAAACCTTGTGGCCTAg